Genomic segment of Panicum virgatum strain AP13 chromosome 9N, P.virgatum_v5, whole genome shotgun sequence:
TGGGGTCGCATCTGTACCACTGGTTGGTACATCTGGCTGTGGCAAGGTGGTCCTGGTACCACTCGACAGCTCCACTGGAGTAGAGGATACATCAGTACCTTCCCCAGTATCATCTCTGGCAGCCTCAACCCTCTACTTTGTTTGCTTAGGGATGAGACAAAGAAGAAAGGACAAAAGAACAACTCGATAAAATGCCAGGAAGATGAAAAGTTATCAAATACAACACATCACGGAGGTACATCAAAACATACCTAGCTTCTTCGGATGTGGAGGGAGCTTTGCACTTCCGCAACGCCGTCCGTGGCGCTCTGGGGATGCTTGCGTCtggatgtgcaactacggttcaccttagtgtgaaaccctcatcccaaaagagttttgcaacctatagccaatcctagcaagatactacgctatgaaagtaaaggcacacaagttgcaatatgaaatgcggaagctaaaGGAAAGAGATGAgagaaagcgaactctcgacacgaggatatatcccgtggtttggtttgccacaaaggcacccctacgtccatattgttgaagcactcacgaagagtatcgcttcccggcaatcaagtctcttccgtgaacacaatcacagtcaccttgatcccgatatCCACTAAGGGAGATTACCCATGAAGGAGGGGTCTCTGTCCCCCGaacaatgttgtcgacgccgctccacacaaagccggagggtcgttgacgtgccggcgagccaccaatgctccaaggaggtCGACGCACCGaaatacaagtgtggttcactctagaaccagccacaaggatctcaaccttgctttTCACTCaatcaagagctaatctagcattcacacttacaaagctagtgctaaaacctaaggatatgatctctatgctcttggatggcttgagGTGTTCTTGGAcgtgtgtgtgatgtcttgggactctaGCAATCTTTAAATGGCCTggggaacacatatatataggccaccaactcaagagagccgGTACTAGCCGTTGGCaagttttctgcgtaggcatcggaacatccgaccatagggcatcggaacatccggtCTCTCTCAGCAActggactagccgttggacttcCTGACAAGTCTGCAGagccatcggttcatccgatcatagagcatcggttcaaccggtctctcacaGCAACttgactagccgttggacctcccTCTTCTGGTGATGTCATTGCTCCGACGCGATGCTCcgacgcaccaccggttcaacctgtgctgaaggcttggctcctgcgcaacttgcatcgtctctggaacacagtacatcgattgcaccgatgccccttcttagaccgtcggttcaaccggtgcttcacttgatcttcacatgatctctagaGGATGCTCAGACTTGCACTGTGCCAGCAGGttgtcggatcttccgacaaccatcggatgcaccgatacttcaggcatcggttcttccggtgctactgatttctgtagaactcgtccaattcagtgtttctttgagttctttcttcgtattttgctttgcatggcctttttacttcatcgctgggatctagaaatgttctcttaacaaaaccattagtcacattgattgcgttgtcatacgatcaccaaaatcactcgaaatgacataaatggtgTCATTTTCGTTACACTTGTGTTGTTTTGGTTCTTGATCTTCCCTATCGATTTCTTTGTATCATTTTGTTTATGTTTTTGTGGTTTAATAACTTGGTGTTGATTAATGCGTACGTGCCCTTTTAAGTCATGTACACCATTGTTCTGATCATATGAATTTTATACTCGTTACATTGGAATAGTGAAGCATAGAAAAAATAAGCTTAATGGTAATCTTGTACTAGTACTAATTTTTCAGTACAAACAATAATGTTAGCTTCCTTGATTAGTAGCTATAGTACTCAAACTGCATGTGCATTTGTCTACCTAGCAGGTAATAACTAGGTTCACTGAACGTGGACAGCTAGCTCCTCTAGCCCGAATCTGCATAGATTCTTATTTTTCCCCTACATACATCTCCATGTATGAAAAGATGGCAAGCATTGGTTTTATTCGTAAATCCGCTTTGGGATCCATTGGTAATAAATTTCTAAGGGAAAATGTGGAGGGCGCGTTAAATTACCGCGAGATAACGACATGAAGCACCTACGTACATAGAAAACAAAGTATGTATAAGTCTGTAACGTGAGATTTTCTCTTAACAATACAGAAATTAAAATTGTTCTGCGTTGAAATACTGTGTTCACTATATAGGTTTACAGCCACCACCAAACTAGCTTATACAGCACTGCACACACTACTAACATCGTCACTACTAGAGTTGCCGTTGCTTATTTCTCCCTCCATCCTAAATTATAGACATTTTAGCATTTCTAAGAATATAGGTTTTACATACCCactgtatttcattaagagaaagCCAATCGTTTTTTGGTCGTGAGAACCCTTCAAATTCTAGCTGCGCCAACGAGGGGGATTTTTATTGTGCAACACCAGATTTTGAGACTTGGGTGGGTGGCACCTGGACTGGGTGACGATCTACCACTATGCTACAAGCTCACCTGCATCAATTGGTAAATATATCAGGTTTGTTGTGGAAGCAGGCCTCCACTAGGTTTTTACACATACATCCAAGCATGTATGAAAATTGAGGAGGCAAAGAATGTGGTGGGATCCACCAATATATGGTGTGACGTTGGAAAAGAATTTGCCCCCCTCGAAAGTAAAGAACGAAAACGTCTGTAACAGAATAGCTGCAGTGCGGCCGTACTACCAACCATGAGGACAGCAGCATGACGACACGTATGTGGTCCACGGTCCAAACACCATGCTCCCCTTTCGAGCGTATCATCATCATCCTGGGCGGCACGACCGACGTGCTGTGCCTTTTCCCAAAAGAAACGCCACTACAAACCGCAAGTCTGAGTTCTCAActgactctttttttttgtgaaaggcTCAACCGATTCGATGTAACTAACTCATGTAAGATTGTTAACTAACCGTCAGGCTGCTAATTTACCAAATAAAATGCTAAATAGGGTATTTTGATGGCTACCTCATGAttacatacacatacatacataaaataaaataaataaatccagGACGTCGGACAGCCCCCTTCACCGGCCTCCCCCGTCGCACCACGATCTTGCCCTTGGCAGGCCCATGAGTATGGTGGTGGTGTTTGTTCGTGAGCGGGCCATGAGTGACAGGGCCCATGCGGAAGAGCCCAACTCGACGAGATACAAGGTCGCTGATCCGGGCCCAAGGGGTCTCATGGGGGTCATTCTACTCAGCTACTGTAAATGAAAGCGTTTAAAGGCAAAACGCAGAGCAATTCGATGATCATCAATAGGAAACCATAAAAATGGTGCACAAAATAGAGGACAGCTGGAGAGCAAAACTGCAACTCGCAGATTATATATATAATCCAAAAGAAAGAAATCGAGGAATTTGATACTAACAAAACTACCCAAAAAGGGAAAAATAATCAGCAGTCAGTATACAATGCTAGCTAGTATAATTTAACAGGGGAGCAGCATCTGGAGCCGCcggctgcgccggcggcggcgcggcgcgcgagcCGCGTCCGCCTCTCCTCGGAGAGCTGCCTGGCCAGCCCGGCGAGCGCGTCGGCGTTGCTCCCTTCCCCGGGCACCGGCTCGTTCCTCCCGGTCTCCACGTTCACCCTCGACACCCGCTGCGCCAGCATCCGCTCCCCGATCCCCACGAGCGTGCGCATGTTCTCCGGCGTGGCGGCGTCCACggtcgccgcggcgccgcggagcGAGCTGTCCTGGATGCGGAGGTAGTCGCGGTCGCTGTGGAGCGACTGGAACAGCACGCCGGCGTGGATGTCCACGAGGTCCGAGCTGGCCGCCAtgaagatgtcgatgatgggCGCCATGCCCTTGTTCCGGAGCCAACGGACGACGCCCCACCGGGAGCACTGCCGCGCCGTGAAGAGGCCCTCGTCGGACGCCGACCCCGTCCCGATCGACAGCACCAGGAACTTGCGGCAGTCCGCTGGCCTCACCGGGAACAGCTCCTCCTTGTCCTTGCCCAGCATCTTCTTGATGATCTGCGTCATCGCGACCATCGTCTGCTCATGATTTTAATTTCGGGCCAGGTGGTCAGCAGCTTGCCACTTTGTTGAGTTCTGGCTGCATTCGATCGATTACCGGGTTGTTGGCGGCGACACCGCCGTCGATGAGGTTGTACTCGCGGGCCTTGCCGCCTGCGTCTTGGGTCTTGAAGTAGTGCGCCGGGAGGTAGGTCGGCGCCGCGGACGTGCTGATGCACACGTCGGAGAGCAGCGCGTTCTTCAGCGGCGTGCTCCTGGCCTGCAAATCGATCGACCACGGCGGCTGAATCGTGCATGGACATGGAAATGGAATCGATCGGGCATTCGGGGGTTGCGAGTTGCGACGGCGGCGTACGTCGTAGGTGGAGAAGATGATGGGCTGGAGCAGCTTGATGTCGAAGGTGGGGATGACGACGTTGGTCAGCGTGTCGGACACCCTCGTCTCGCCGAGCATGCTCCGGATCGTGCTGCGCAGGTACTTGCCGCTGTACCTTGGCTTCCTCAGCGCCAACATCGCCGCCGCGAGGCTGCTCCTACTGCCACCACCGATCGCCGGTGTCAGTGCCGCATCGAGGCTCTCGGTTAAGAATAAGAATGGCCGGCTCACCTCTGAGGGAAGATGCGCGGGCAGTTGTCGAAGTAGAAGCGGTTGATGTCCCTGGCGGCGAAGAGCGGCCGCTTGTCCTCGCCGGGCGTGGTGATCATGGAGGTGATGAGCCCGCCGGTGCTCGTGCCGGCGATGCAGTCGAAGTAGTCCGCCAGCCTGGCCTCCGGCCCGTCCTGCTCCTGCAGCCTCGCCTCCAGGAAGGCGAGGATGGTGCCGGGGATGAGCCCCcggatgccgccgccgtcgatggtCAACACCGTCACCCTCTGCCCCGGCACCACCGGCTCGCCGACCACGCTCCCAGCCATCGCCTTCGTTCTGCAGACGCTGCATGGACGCCGGGACGAGTAGCTCGCCATTGCTCCACTCTCTGcactcgatcgatcgatcagctACTTGCCTACTTGTGGAAGGCCAAGAACTGAAGGGGTCAAGATCCAAGAAGATCGAGCAGTGCTTGCGCAGCGCTGTTCCAATCGATTTGCTAGTACTGTGATCGGTGAGGAGCT
This window contains:
- the LOC120689206 gene encoding patatin-like protein 1; protein product: MASYSSRRPCSVCRTKAMAGSVVGEPVVPGQRVTVLTIDGGGIRGLIPGTILAFLEARLQEQDGPEARLADYFDCIAGTSTGGLITSMITTPGEDKRPLFAARDINRFYFDNCPRIFPQSRSSLAAAMLALRKPRYSGKYLRSTIRSMLGETRVSDTLTNVVIPTFDIKLLQPIIFSTYDARSTPLKNALLSDVCISTSAAPTYLPAHYFKTQDAGGKAREYNLIDGGVAANNPIIKKMLGKDKEELFPVRPADCRKFLVLSIGTGSASDEGLFTARQCSRWGVVRWLRNKGMAPIIDIFMAASSDLVDIHAGVLFQSLHSDRDYLRIQDSSLRGAAATVDAATPENMRTLVGIGERMLAQRVSRVNVETGRNEPVPGEGSNADALAGLARQLSEERRTRLARRAAAGAAGGSRCCSPVKLY